The following coding sequences lie in one Arachis ipaensis cultivar K30076 chromosome B03, Araip1.1, whole genome shotgun sequence genomic window:
- the LOC107633547 gene encoding LOW QUALITY PROTEIN: uncharacterized protein LOC107633547 (The sequence of the model RefSeq protein was modified relative to this genomic sequence to represent the inferred CDS: substituted 3 bases at 3 genomic stop codons): protein MIRSQNGCTNTHKRPFALDSSSSNSNPIKKKKPTATATASASVLFTHFDSPLLSSLNGVVSTPNSIILHPDSPYTIGRTPRHCDFFFRHRHVSKRHCQILFDGSLRKLYILNGVFLSCNGSKTRVVHEFRKRIMSFRAGGSGGGGEEAFAFRKASNGVFVNGVEIDKGTAVELSVGDKVSLVCGNDDCSCGIGNRVGFLVQRIVFENRFREGCDDDDEIDGLTCSGHSQGNRNKRVLAVRANGLRTNVFSRYERVVERAKFILERCREILLRDDPVSCIFRAVSDTQFGLKCDRGGSLVNSSVSANDVRLLVNAEEQFDCDKSQRMNFTVEDRTNDLAQLSSEALCEGKGVAVEAEGDELHQHVFHKGILDDNVDKIPLNSVGVEDIPSDRYKGANNGGMFHPSPGKNFYLNRLQFLEHASSELQHSISLPELLYPVESISRMFIATFTSDINWFLTYCKIPFHLPVTVACHNTESCWSSRPNERVFVPYQDYPNLVVVYPPFPETIAFGSNHKRQGIACHHPKLIVLQREDNIRVIITSANLVEKQWNSVTNTIWWQDFPRAVSADFASLFPKSDEETQRDSKCDFAGHLAGFMAALMIDIPSQAHWITLLTKYDFGGATGHLVASVPGIHLYKTLIMPESFQSNLFLGSVVASVVGLSHLFRSSVDSKSARLKALATFLGKSCTNAYGKLKVILRRNQRNXXXXPFIFFFXPKFIFSFALLFFHFCQXPLXSLIFLFFFWPFSIDYVQLGFLPRNVAKWVSPLWDAGFLRFSGYVCPREALAAALGENPNKVQLILNVSRGNHFQDTSKMMESEHIAAFGSLIASIQRCYGLWRLQEVLNRYKWPESLESDIIYGASSIGSSVNSKFLAAFSAAAGKKSLQHFDSEESDPEWGCWNAREELKNPSVRIIFPTIERVKNAYNGILPSRRILCFTERTWQRLKTLDILHDAIPHPHDRIGHPMHTKVVRRRFWSRSTRDAPSIGWVYCGSHNFSAAAWGRQISNPFDTKSDGPRKGDPCSNSGLHICNYELGIIFTFPPTEENMDCPQVKSTRLDDIVLPFVVPAPKYGWRDRPATMQAMRDAMAELNEHEREKLAEEEMLEEVVEEEEEVEGNDYVGGEEEKEEEKAYAEILWSQVDSSDST from the exons ATGATCCGTTCCCAAAACGGTTGCACCAATACTCACAAGAGACCTTTCGCACTCGATTCTTCCTCTTCCAATTCTAATCCgatcaagaagaagaagccaacCGCAACAGCAACCGCCTCCGCCTCCGTTCTATTTACCCACTTCGACTCGCCCCTCCTTTCATCCCTAAACGGCGTCGTTTCCACCCccaactccatcatcctccatccGGACTCCCCCTACACCATTGGCCGCACTCCCCGCCACTGCGATTTCTTCTTCCGCCACCGCCACGTCAGCAAGCGCCACTGCCAGATCCTCTTCGATGGTTCCCTCCGCAAACTTTACATCCTCAATGGAGTTTTTCTATCCTGCAACGGTTCTAAAACTCGTGTCGTTCACGAGTTCAGGAAAAGGATAATGTCGTTTAGAGCCGGCGGCAGTGGCGGTGGCGGGGAAGAGGCTTTCGCGTTTCGAAAAGCTTCCAATGGAGTTTTCGTGAACGGTGTCGAGATCGATAAGGGAACGGCCGTGGAGTTGTCGGTTGGAGACAAGGTCTCACTGGTGTGTGGGAACGATGATTGTTCGTGTGGAATTGGGAACCGGGTAGGGTTTTTAGTTCAAAGAATCGTTTTCGAAAATCGGTTTCGTGAAGGGTGTGACGATGATGATGAAATTGATGGGTTAACATGCTCGGGGCACTCACAAGGGAATAGGAACAAGAGGGTTCTTGCTGTTAGGGCAAATGGGTTGCGTACCAATGTGTTTTCAAGATATGAGCGAGTTGTTGAGAGGGCGAAATTTATTTTAGAGAGGTGCAGGGAAATCTTGCTTAGGGATGATCCAGTGTCTTGCATTTTTCGAGCTGTGTCGGATACACAGTTCGGATTGAAGTGTGATCGTGGTGGCAGTTTGGTGAACAGCAGTGTTTCTGCCAATGATGTTAGATTGTTGGTGAATGCTGAAGAGCAATTTGACTGTGACAAGTCACAAAGGATGAACTTTACAGTGGAAGATAGAACTAATGACTTAGCACAGTTGAGTTCAGAGGCTCTTTGTGAAGGTAAAGGGGTGGCCGTGGAAGCTGAAGGTGATGAACTTCATCAGCATGTTTTTCATAAAGGAATTTTGGATGATAATGTTGATAAGATACCCTTGAATTCAGTAGGGGTGGAAGATATTCCTTCTGATAGGTACAAAGGGGCAAATAATGGAGGCATGTTTCATCCTTCGCCTGGGAAGAACTTTTACCTGAATCGCCTTCAATTTTTGGAACATGCTTCCTCAGAACTTCAGCATTCCATATCTCTCCCTGAACTTCTGTATCCCGTTGAAAGCATTTCAAGGATGTTCATTGCAACATTTACAAGTGACATAAACTG GTTCTTGACATATTGCAAGATTCCTTTTCATCTGCCAGTTACGGTTGCTTGTCATAACACTGAGAGCTGTTGGAGTTCAAGACCTAATGAAAGAGTATTTGTGCCCTACCAGGATTATCCTAACCTAGTTGTAGT TTATCCTCCATTTCCTGAAACCATAGCATTTGGTAGTAACCACAAGAGACAGGGGATTGCTTGCCATCATCCAAAGTTGATTGTTCTGCAAAGAGAAGATAATATAAGAGTTATCATTACATCTGCAAATTTGGTGGAAAAGCAG TGGAACAGTGTGACTAATACTATTTGGTGGCAAGATTTCCCTCGTGCTGTCTCAGCTGATTTTGCATCACTTTTCCCAAAATCGGATGAAGAAACTCAGAGAGATTCAAAATGTGATTTTGCTGGACATTTGGCTGGGTTTATGGCTGCTCTCATGATTGATATACCCAGCCAAGCCCACTGGATTACCCTGTTGACTAAATATGACTTTGGAGGTGCAACAGGACATCTTGTTGCTTCAGTACCTGGGATTCACTTGTACAAAACTTTGATCATGCCTGAATCTTTCCAGTCCAATCTT TTTCTTGGTTCAGTTGTGGCATCTGTGGTTGGTTTGAGCCATCTTTTCCGCTCTTCAGTAGATTCAAAAAGTGCAAGACTTAAAGCACTGGCTACTTTCCTTGGGAAGTCTTGTACAAATGCTTATGGGAAGTTGAAGGTTATTCTGAGAAGAAATCAAAGAAATCANNNNNNNNCTccattcatcttttttttttagcctaaatttatattttcatttGCATTGCTTTTCTTTCATTTCTGTCAATAACCATTATgatctttaattttccttttttttttttggccctTTTCCATAGATTATGTTCAACTTGGTTTTCTGCCTAGAAATGTAGCAAAATGGGTTTCTCCTCTTTGGGATGCTGGATTCCTCAGGTTTTCTGGTTATGTTTGTCCCAGAGAGGCCCTTGCAGCTGCCTTAGGAGAAAATCCAAACAAAGTACAACTGATTTTAAATGTGTCACGG GGGAATCATTTTCAAGATACATCAAAGATGATGGAATCTGAGCACATTGCTGCTTTTGGATCACTCATTGCTTCTATCCAAAGATGCTATGGCCTATGGAGATTGCAAGAG GTTCTGAATCGATATAAGTGGCCTGAGTCATTAGAGTCTGATATTATATATG GTGCATCTTCTATTGGTTCATCTGTCAATTCAAAATTTCTTGCTGCATTTTCTGCTGCTGCTGGGAAGAAATCATTGCAACATTTTGATTCAGAAGAGTCTGATCCTGAA TGGGGCTGCTGGAATGCGAGGGAAGAATTGAAGAACCCTTCTGTTAGGATCATTTTTCCCACTATTGAAAGAGTGAAGAATGCATATAATGGGATTTTGCCTTCAAGACGCATTCTTTGCTTCACCGAG AGAACATGGCAAAGGTTGAAGACTTTAGATATACTTCATGATGCTATCCCTCATCCCCATGACAGAATAGGACACCCGATGCATACCAAG GTGGTTAGGAGACGCTTCTGGTCTAGGAGTACAAGGGATGCACCCTCCATTGGTTGGGTATATTGTGGGTCTCATAATTTTAGTGCAGCTGCCTGGGGACGACAAATTTCGAATCCATTTGATACCAAATCCGATGGACCTCGAAAAGGGGACCCTTGTTCGAATTCTGGGCTTCACATTTGCAATTACGAACTTGGGATTATTTTTACTTTCCCTCCTACTGAAGAAAATATGGATTGTCCTCAAGTTAAAAGCACAAGATTAGATGATATAGTTCTGCCATTTGTGGTGCCTGCTCCTAAATATGGATGGAGAGATAGGCCAGCTACAATGCAGGCTATGAGGGATGCGATGGCGGAGCTCAATGAGCACGAGAGGGAGaaacttgcagaagaagaaatgttggaggaggttgttgaggaagaggaagaagtggaaGGAAATGATTATGTTGGTggtgaggaggagaaggaggaggagaaggcaTATGCTGAGATACTGTGGAGCCAGGTTGATTCTTCCGATAGCACTTGA